CGCCTTGCCCTGCTCGGCAAGGATCTTCGTGATCGCACTCGTCAGCGTCGTCTTACCGTGGTCGACGTGACCAATCGTGCCAATGTTGATGTGCGGCTTTGTCCGCTCAAACTTCGCCTTCGCCATGCCTCTGTCTCTCCTTGCGGGGCGACCCGGACCGTATTCGGCAGCCCGCGGCGCTCACACTTTCTTCCTTACCTAAAACCGAAACGTACTGCCCGAACGCTCCATGATCTCATTTGCTATATTCGACGGAACTGCTTCGTATTGCGCGAATTCCATGCTGTGCGATGCACGTCCCTGCGTGCGCGAACGAATGTCGTTGGCGTACCCGAACATCTCGGCAAGCGGTACGAACGCGTGAATCTTGCGCGCCGTTCCCACCTGCTCCATCACATCAAGACGGCCACGACGCCCGTTGAAGTCGCCCATGACTTCGCCGGTGTACTCGTCGGGGCAAACCACCTCGACGCGCATGACCGGTTCCAGAAGCACGGGCTTGGCCTTGGGTACGGCCGCTTTAAGACCCATCGATGCCGCCGTCTGGAACGCCATTTCCGAGGAGTCAACCTCGTGATACGAACCATCCAGCAACGACACCTTCACGTCGACCATCGGATAACCCGCCACGATGCCGCTTTCAAGGGCTTCGCGAGCGCCGCGTTCGATGGAATTGAAGTATTCCTTCGGTACCACGCCGCCGACGCTGAGGTTCTCGAATACAAAGTGCTGGCCGGGAGCCGGCTCGATGCGCAGCACCACGTCGCCGTATTGGCCGCGTCCACCAGACTGGCGGATGAATTTGCCGCGGGCTTCCGCGAGTTTCGTGATGCTCTCCCGATAGGCCACCATCGGACGGCCCACATTCGCGTGTACGTTGAACTCGCGGCGTAGCCGGTCAACGATAATCTCAAGGTGCAACTCGCCCATTCCGGCGATGATTGTTTGGCCTGTTTCCTCGTCGCTGCGCACGCGGAAGGTCGGATCTTCTTCAGCGAGCTTGTGCAGTGCTTCGGACATCTTGTCCTGGTCAGCCTTCGTCTTGGGCTCGATGGCAATGTGAACCACCGGTTCCGGGAAGGTCACGGCCATGAGCGCGACGGGGTCTTTAGGATCGCACAGCGTGTCGCCGGTCGTCGTGTTCTTTGCACCGATAACGGCGCCGATATCGCCCGCCCGGAGTTCCGACAAATCGATGCGCTGGTCGGCGTGCATCTCAAGAAGCCGGCCGAGGCGTTCTTTGCGGCCCGTGCGCACGTTCAACACCATGTCGCCAGACTTCACGATGCCGGAATACACGCGAACGAAGGTCAACCGGCCCACATGGGGATCGGTCAGAATTTTGAAGGCCAACCCGGCAAACGGCTCATCGTCGCTAGGCTTGCGGGCGATTTCCTGGGAATCGTTCTGCGGGTTCTTGCCGACTACAGCGGCGACGTCGATGGGGGAGGGGAGGTAGGCAACTACGGCATCCAAGAGCAGGCGGACGCCTTTGTTACGAAGGGCGGTGCCGCAAAGGACCGGGCAGAAATGGCCGTGAATGGTCCCCTTGCGAATCGCCGCGCACAATTCCTCCTCGCCGATTTCTTCTTCGAGGATGTATTTCTCCATCAACATTTCGTCGCATTCGGCCGCGACGGCAATCAAATCATGGCGAGCTGCGTGAACCGCTTCCAGCATGTCGGCCGGAATCGGTTTCTCGACGAGTTTCGTGGCGGCTGTTCCGTCGCCCTCGAAATAGATCGCCTTCTGAGCGACCAAATCGATGTTGCCGCAGTAGGCATCTTCCTGCCCAATCGGCAGTTGGATGGGTATCGCGCGCGCTCCAAGCCGGTCGCGCATGGTCTGTACGGCGCGGGCATAATCCGCACCCACACGGTCCATCTTGTTGATGAAAGCAACGCGGGGTACGCCGTACTTGTCGGCCTGGCGCCAAACGGTTTCTGACTGGGGCTGCACACCGGCAACGGCGCAGAACACCGCGACCGCGCCGTCAAGGACACGCAGGCTGCGTTCTACTTCCGCCGTGAAATCCACGTGGCCGGGAGTATCGATGATGTTGACCCGGTGATTTTTCCATTCGCAGGCTGTCGCGGCGGACGTAATCGTGATTCCGCGCTCGCGCTCCTGATCCATATAGTCCATCGTGGCGGTGCCTTCATGCACTTCGCCGACCTTGTGCAAACGGCCCGAATAATAAAGAATCCGCTCAGTCACGGTCGTTTTACCGGCATCGATGTGCGCCATGATGCCGATATTGCGCGTGTTGGCTAATTCGTATCTACGTTGTCCCACGGAATTCACACTCAAATCTCCGGCGCCGCCTCGACTAATGTGGCATGCGCTGCCTTTTTTAGCCGAGCGGTGCTGCCGCCGGCTCGCTATCCTGTCGTTACGCTCATGTTTCTCCGAGTCGCTCTCCCCTACCGTCCACATGACGATAGGGCCTTTCTCAGACACGTCGGCCCGCGCGCCTCCCAAAGGGGAGTGGCGCAGACCCGCTACTACTCTCAGTGCCAGCCGAACGTCCTCGAGGCTTGCACGAGTACGTTGCGGCCAGTCGCTCTTTGGCTGCTGGGTAACGAGACCTGAGACCTACCGGCCTCCGCTTCGGCCCTAGAACCGCAGATGTGCGAAGGCTTTGTTGGCCTCTGCCATACGATGCGTATCTTCGCGACGTTTGATCGTGTTGCCTTGACGGTTGTAGCAGTCGAGCAACTCGCCCGCCAACCGCTCGGCCATCGTCTTTTCGCCGCGCTTACGCGAAAACTCAATAATCCACCGGAACGCCAACGCGGTGCGCGTGGCCGCGGGAATCTCAACGGGAACCTGATAGGTTGCGCCGCCAACTCGCCGCGACTTCACCTGCAACAACGGCTTCGCGTTCTCAATGGCCGTTTCAAAAATCTTCACGGAATCTTCCTTCGGCATGCGCTTGTGGACGATATCCAGTGCGCCATACACGATGGACTCCGCAATACTCTTCTTTCCGCTTACCATCACCGTATTGATGAACTTGGTCAGAATGATGTTCTTAAATTTCGGATCCGGCAGCGGCTGGCGCTTCGGCACTTCCCGACGTCGTGGCATCGCTTACCGCTCCTCTATTTCTTGCCTGCGGGCTTTGCCGCCACGCCGGCCTTGGGTTTCTTCACGCCATACTTGGACCGGCTCACCCAACGTCCAGCATGGACCTGCTTGCCGCCCTCTTCCTTGACACTCGCCGTGCCGCCGATATCGCCGGTCGCGTCGAGAACGCCACGGATCAGGTGGTAGCGCACGCCGGGGAGGTCTTTTACACGACCCCCGCGTATCATCACCTGGGAGTGCTCTTGGAGGTTGTGTCCGATTCCGGGGATATACGCCGTTACTTCGATCCCGTTCTTCAAGCGAACACGAGCCACTTTTCGAAGCGCCGAATTGGGCTTCTTGGGCGTCATCGTAAACACGCGCGTACAGGTACCGGAAGCCTGCGGGCATTGCAGCAATGCGGGCGATTTCGTCTTGCTCGTCCGCTTTTGCCGCGCGTTCCGAACCAACTGGTTTATGGTTGGCAAAATTCTACTCCTTACACTCTAGCCAAGAGAAAAGACACAACTCTCCCCTAAAAGACAACGGCTGATTAGCTTAGCACAGGAACGCAGCGAAGTCAAGCATTTCGTGATCATTTCTTTGCCGCCCGCTGCTTTTCCGTATGCAACTGCCTCCTATTCCATTTCTTCCAACGCAGGACCCACCTCGAAATGCTCCGCGATATCCTGCATAAGATCTTCTGCCAGATTCACATGCGTATTCTGGTAATGCCTGCTGCCCGTTCCTGCCGGAATCAGGTGCCCAATGATCACGTTCTCTTTCAGACCACGCAGGTAATCGCGTTTGCCCGACAACGCCGCCTCGGTCAGCACACGAGTCGTCTGTTGGAACGACGCCGCTGCGATGAAACTTTCCGTGCTCAACGCCGCCTTCGTAATACCCTGCAATACGGGCTCTGCTTCGGCCGGACGGCCTCCGCGGTTACGCACGCGCTCGTTCTCTTCCTGGAAGCGAATCTTGTCGACTTCCTCGTGAGCCAGGAACGCGGTGTCGCCCGGATCGTCTTTGATGCGGACTTTACGAAGCATCTGCCGCACGATTACTTCAATATGCTTGTCGTTTGTTCGTACACCCTGTAAGCGGTACACCTGCTGAATTTCGTCGAGCAGGTACTTGCGCAACGCGTCTTCGCCCTGCACTTCCAAAATGTCTTGCGGAATGACAGGGCCGTCCGTGAGGCGCTGACCGGCGTATACGCGGTCGCCCGCTTGCACGTTCAGATGTTTGCCGGGCGGAATCGCGTATTCGCGTTCCTTACCGATCGGCGGGACAATCTTGACCTTGCGGTTACCCTTCGTCGTGCCGCCCAATTCGACCATACCGTCGATGTGGCTGATGACGGCCGGGTCTTTCGGCTGCCGCGCTTCGAACAGCTCGGCCACACGCGGAAGACCGCCCGTGATGTCTTTCGTCTTGCTGAACTGACGCGGCGTCTTCGCAAGAAGGTCGCCGGCCTGAACCTTGTCGCCGTTGTTAACAAGTACGTGCGTCTGCGCGGGCACCGTGGCGTATGCGATGACTTCGCCCTGCTTGCCCAGCAGCGTAATCTGCGGGTGAAGATCCTGCTTGTGCTCGGTGATAACGCGCTCTTCCACACCCGTTTCGGGGTTGATGTCGCGACGCATCGTCACGCCTTCGACCATGCCTTCCAAGTGAACCGTACCGGTCGCTTCGGCGATGATCATCACGTTGTACGGATCCCAAGTGTACAACACCTGACCCTTGCGCGATTTCTGACCATCGTCGGCGTAGAGGACGCCACCGGGAGGAACCGCATACCGCTGAATCTCGCGCCCTTCGACGTCGACGATTGCGATTTCACCGCCTCGGTTCGTGACAACGCGCTTACCGTCGCGGTTGATCGCGGTACGCACGTTGCGGAACTCGATGGTGCCAACGTCGATGATTTTAATTTCGCTGGCTTCAACCTGACGGCTCGCCGCGCCACCGATGTGGAACGTGCGCATCGTGAGCTGCGTACCGGGTTCGCCGATGGACTGCGCGGCGATGATACCCACGGCTTCGCCAAGCTCCACGAGCTTTCCGCTCGCGAGGTTGCGGCCATAGCAGAACTGACACACGCCGCGGCGCGACTGGCACGTCAACACGGAACGAATCCGAGCGCCGGGCAAGCCCTTCTCCACGACCTTCTTTGCTTTCTCTTCGGTGATCTCTTCGTTCGCGCGGACAATCGGTTCGCTCTCGCCCGGCACGGTGATGTCGTCGAGCGCGTACCGGCCAACGATGCGTTCTTCAAGCGGCTGCACGATGTCCGTGCCGTCCATGAGCGCTTCGACCCAGATACCGCTGAGCGTTCCGCAGTCTTCTTCTTCGATCACCACGTCTTGCGCTACGTCGACCAGACGGCGCGTGAGATAACCCGCGTCCGCGGTCTTGAGCGCCGTATCGGCCAAACCTTTACGCGCGCCGTGCGACGAGATGAAGTACTCGAGCACCGTCAGCCCTTCGCGGAAGTTCGAGATAATCGGCGATTCGATAATATCGCCCGAGGGCTTCGCCATCAGGCCGCGCATGGCCGCCAACTGACGAATCTGCTGCTTCGTACCGCGAGCGCCCGATGTCAGCATCAGGTAGATACCCGTGAAGCCCTGCTCGTTTTCTTCCATGGCCCTGAGCATGGCGGACGACACCGCTTCGGTCGTCGTCGTCCACTGGTCGATCACCTTGTTCGAACGCTCGCCTTCGGTAATCAGACCGTTCTGGTACATGTCGTCGATGCGCCCAACTTCTTTGCGCGCCGCGTCGATAAGGTCCTTCTTCTCTTTCGGCACGACCATGTCGCAGACGCCAATCGAGATCCCCGCAAGCGTCGCGTGCTTGAACCCAACCTTCTTGAGAGCGTCAAGCAAGTCGACCGTGCGGCTGTGACCAAGACGCAGATACGCATCGGCAATCACGTCGCCGATGGAGTTCTTATCCTGTTCGCGGTTCACGTCTTTCAGCGTAATCTCGGGAAGAAGTCCTTCCTTGAGTATCACGCGGCCGACGGTGGTATCGACGACTTCGCCGTCGTTGTGCACTTTGATGCGGGCATGCAGGTCGACGCGGCCCATTTCGTACGCAAGCACCACAGCCGCCGTGCTCGGATACACACGGCCCGGTTGGAGCAGCTCGCCGTTCTTGCCGGTCCACTCGGGCTTCCATTCGCCCTTCGCGCCCTTGCGCATGCGGGTCATATACGAGATACCCAACACGATGTCCTGGCTGGGCGTGACGATCGGGCGTCCGTTCGACGGCGAGAAAATGTTCGTCGACGACAGCATCAGCAGGCGCGCTTCAAGTTGCGCGGCCGGCATCAGCGGTACGTGCACGGCCATCTGGTCACCGTCGAAGTCGGCGTTAAACGCCGCGCATACAAGCGGATGGATGCGGATGGCCTTGCCTTCGATCAGCACCGGCTCGAACGCCTGAATACCCAGGCGGTGCAGCGTCGGCGCGCGGTTCAGCATGACCGGGTGATCCTTGATGCAATTCTCAAGGATGTCCCAGACTTCTTCACGTCCCTGCGCGATGATGCGTTTCGCGGCCTTGATCGTGGAAGCGATGTTGCGCTCCTTCAGCTCGCGAATGATGAACGGTTCGAACAACTCCAATGCCATCTTCTTGGGAAGACCGCACTGGTGCAGCCGAAGTTCCGGACCGACAACGATTACGGAGCGGCCCGAATAGTCGACGCGCTTACCGAGCAGGTTCTGGCGGAATCGGCCCTGCTTGCCCTTGAGCATGTCGCTCAGCGATTTCAGGGGGCGATTGCCCGCGCCCAATACCGTGCGTCCGTGACGCCCGTTGTCGAACAACGCATCGACCGCTTCCTGCAGCATGCGCTTTTCGTTGCGCAGAATGACTTCCGGCGCGCGAAGCTCGATGAGGCGCTTGAGACGGTTGTTGCGGTTGATTACGCGGCGATACAGATCGTTGAGATCGCTCGTCGCGTAGCGGCCGCCTTCCAGCGGAACGAGCGGGCGAAGGTCGGGCGGAATGACCGGCACCACGTCGAGCACCATCCACGCCGGCGAGTTGCCTGATTTGCGAATGGCTTCGACAACCTTCAACCGCTTGATGGCCTTCGCGCGCGCCTGCATGCTCGTCGTCGAACTGACTTGCGTATGCAGATCGGCGCTCAACTGCTCGATGTCGATTTCTTCGAGGAGTGTCTTGATCGCTTCCGCGCCCATCTTGGCCGTGAAACGATCGCTCCACTGTTCGCGCGCATCCTGATACTCGTCTTCCGTCAGGATCTGCATCTTGTCGAGGCTCGTGTCACCCGGATCGATGACGACGTAGTTCTCGAAGTAGATGATGCGCTCAAGCACGCGAATAGAGAGATCGAGCAGGTTGCCGATGCAGCTCGGGGTGGTCTTGAAGAACCAAATGTGCGTTACCGGAACCGCGAGCTTGATGCAGCCCATGCGTTCGCGGCGCACTTTCGATTCCGTCACTTCCACACCGCAACGATCGCACACGATGCCCCGGTGCTTGACCTTCTTGTATTTGCCGCAGGCGCATTCCCAGTCCTTCACCGGACCGAAGATGCGCTCGCAGAACAAGCCGTCTTTTTCCGGCTTGAACGTGCGGTAATTGATCGTCTCGGGCTTCTTTACTTCACCTCGCGACCACTTGAGGATGTCCTCTGGAGAGGCGAGGCGGATCTGAATGGCGTCGAATCGATCACCCGTCGTTTGAACGTACTTGGCCAATGCTCTAACCCTCCAAAGGTTCTTCTTCTTCGTCGTCTTCGCCGGTGTTCTCGACGCGCAACAACTTCGTCATGTCGAGGCAAAGACTCTGCATCTCTCGAACGAGAACGTTGAACGATTCCGGCCTGCCGGGTTCAACGTCCTTATCGCCTTTCACGATGGCTTCGTACGCCTTCGTGCGGCCTTGGATATCGTCTGATTTGATGGTCAGCAGTTCTTGCAGCGTGTACGCGGACCCGTAAGCCTGCAGCGCCCACACTTCCATTTCACCGAACCGCTGTCCACCGAACTGGGCCTTGCCGCCCAGCGGCTGCTGCGTCACGAGCGAATACGGCCCGATGGCGCGCGCGTGGATCTTGTCGTCCACCAAGTGGTTCAACTTCATCATGTAGATCGCGCCCACGGTCACGTCTTGATCGAATTCGCGGCCCGTGCGCCCATCGCGCAACCGGATCTTGCCGCTCTCCGGCAAGCCGGCCTTCTTCAGGTACGCGCGGATGTCTTCTTCTTTCGCTCCGTTGAACACCGGCGTGGCGACCTTCATGCCAAGCGCTTGCGCGGCCCAACCGAGGTGCGTCTCCAGAATCTGACCGACGTTCATTCGCGAGGGCACGCCGAGCGGATTCAGAATAATCTGAACCGGCGAACCATCCGGCAGATACGGCATGTCTTCTACCGGCATGATCTTCGCCACGACACCCTTGTTTCCATGGCGTCCGGCCATCTTGTCGCCTACGGACATGCGACGCTTCGTCGCAACGTATACCTTCACCTGCTTGATCACGCCCGGCGGCAACTCGTCGCCCTTGCGGAGCATGTCGAGTTCGCTGTCGCGGAACGCAACCAGCTTGGCTTCTTCCATCGCGGCCATGTTCACAAGGCGCGTCAGCTTCTGCTGAATGCGCTTGTCTTCCACGCGCATCCGCGCCAACACGCCGTAATCGGCCTTCTCAAGGTGCGATACCTTGACGCGCTTGTTCTTCTCGAGTACGAGTTCGTCGGTCTTGTGATCGACAACGTCTTCGAGAATCTTCATACCGATGAGATCGTCTTTCACGAGGTTCACGAAGGTCTCGCGAATCGCGTCGATCTTGTCTTGATACTCACGCTTGATCTTGTTGACCTGCGCGGTCAGTGCGCTCTTGGAACCGCCATCCGTGCCTTTGTCGCGGCGGCTCGACACTTTCACGTCGACCACCACGCCTTCGACACCGGGCGGCACCGTCAGCGAAGCGTCGCGAACGTCTTCGGCCTTTTCACCGAAGATGGCGCGCAGCAGTTTCTCTTCCGGCGCAAGTTCCGTTTCGCCCTTGGGCGTCACTTTACCGACCAGAATGTCTCCGTGCTTCACCTTCGCCCCGACGCGCACAATACCGGACTCGTCAAGGTTCTTCAGCGCGTCTTCACCGACGTTCGGAATGTCGCGCGTGATTTCTTCCGGCCCAAGCTTCGTGTCGCGCGCTTCCAGGTCGAACACTTGAATGTGAATCGACGTGAACACGTCGCCCTTCACCAAGTCTTCGCTCAGCAAAATAGCGTCTTCGAAGTTGTACCCTTCCCACGGCACGAAGGCCACGAGAACGTTGCGGCCCAGCGCCAACTCGCCGCCCGCCGTCGCGGGACCGTCGGCGATAATGTCGCCCGCCTTCACCTTGTCGCCCTTGTTCACGATGGGCTTCTGGTTGATGCAGGTGTTCTGGTTGCTGCGGATGAACTTCTTCAGCTTGTATTCGTCTTCTTCCGCGCGGAACGGATTCTCATCCTGCTCGCGGCCCTTCTTGACGTGGCGCACGCGAATCACTTCGCTGTCCACATACTCCACGATGCCGTCGCGCTCCGCTTTCACCACGGTGCCCGCATTCTTCGCCGTCACCGCTTCAAGCCCCGTACCGACCACCGGCGATTCGGTGGACAGCAGCGGTACGGCCTGGCGCTGCATGTTCGAGCCCATCAACGCGCGGTTGGCATCGTCGTGCTCCAGGAACGGAATCAACGCGGCAGCCACACTAACGAGCTGCTTCGGCGAAACGTCCATGTAATCGACCGCGGCCGGTTCAACAGCGGGGAAGTCGCCCCGGTGGCGCGCCAACACGGTTTCGCTCGCGAACCGGCGGCGTTTATCGAGTTCGGCATTCGCCTGCGCGATGATGTAGTTGTCTTCGTCGTAGGCCGACAACATTTCAATCGAATCGCTGACTCGGCCGCCTTCAGCCTTCAGGTATGGCGTCTCAAGGAACCCGTACTCGTTGATTCGTGCATAAGTCGACAGCGACGCCATTAACCCGATGTTCGGACCTTCAGGCGTTTCGATGGGGCAGATACGGCCGTAGTGGGTCGCGTGCACGTCGCGCACTTCGAACCCGGCCCGATCGCGGCTCAAACCGCCAGGACCCAAGGCGCTCAACCGGCGCTTGTGGGTCAATTCGGCCAGCGGGTTGATCTGGTCCATGAAATGGCTCAACTGGCTGCGCCCAAAGAAGTCCTTGATGACGGCGCTCACCGGCTTCGGATTGACCAGATTCTGCGGCGTTAGCTGAT
This genomic interval from Candidatus Hydrogenedentota bacterium contains the following:
- the rpsG gene encoding 30S ribosomal protein S7; this encodes MPRRREVPKRQPLPDPKFKNIILTKFINTVMVSGKKSIAESIVYGALDIVHKRMPKEDSVKIFETAIENAKPLLQVKSRRVGGATYQVPVEIPAATRTALAFRWIIEFSRKRGEKTMAERLAGELLDCYNRQGNTIKRREDTHRMAEANKAFAHLRF
- the rpsL gene encoding 30S ribosomal protein S12, with protein sequence MPTINQLVRNARQKRTSKTKSPALLQCPQASGTCTRVFTMTPKKPNSALRKVARVRLKNGIEVTAYIPGIGHNLQEHSQVMIRGGRVKDLPGVRYHLIRGVLDATGDIGGTASVKEEGGKQVHAGRWVSRSKYGVKKPKAGVAAKPAGKK
- the fusA gene encoding elongation factor G: MWTVGESDSEKHERNDRIASRRQHRSAKKGSACHISRGGAGDLSVNSVGQRRYELANTRNIGIMAHIDAGKTTVTERILYYSGRLHKVGEVHEGTATMDYMDQERERGITITSAATACEWKNHRVNIIDTPGHVDFTAEVERSLRVLDGAVAVFCAVAGVQPQSETVWRQADKYGVPRVAFINKMDRVGADYARAVQTMRDRLGARAIPIQLPIGQEDAYCGNIDLVAQKAIYFEGDGTAATKLVEKPIPADMLEAVHAARHDLIAVAAECDEMLMEKYILEEEIGEEELCAAIRKGTIHGHFCPVLCGTALRNKGVRLLLDAVVAYLPSPIDVAAVVGKNPQNDSQEIARKPSDDEPFAGLAFKILTDPHVGRLTFVRVYSGIVKSGDMVLNVRTGRKERLGRLLEMHADQRIDLSELRAGDIGAVIGAKNTTTGDTLCDPKDPVALMAVTFPEPVVHIAIEPKTKADQDKMSEALHKLAEEDPTFRVRSDEETGQTIIAGMGELHLEIIVDRLRREFNVHANVGRPMVAYRESITKLAEARGKFIRQSGGRGQYGDVVLRIEPAPGQHFVFENLSVGGVVPKEYFNSIERGAREALESGIVAGYPMVDVKVSLLDGSYHEVDSSEMAFQTAASMGLKAAVPKAKPVLLEPVMRVEVVCPDEYTGEVMGDFNGRRGRLDVMEQVGTARKIHAFVPLAEMFGYANDIRSRTQGRASHSMEFAQYEAVPSNIANEIMERSGSTFRF
- the tuf gene encoding elongation factor Tu (EF-Tu; promotes GTP-dependent binding of aminoacyl-tRNA to the A-site of ribosomes during protein biosynthesis; when the tRNA anticodon matches the mRNA codon, GTP hydrolysis results; the inactive EF-Tu-GDP leaves the ribosome and release of GDP is promoted by elongation factor Ts; many prokaryotes have two copies of the gene encoding EF-Tu); protein product: MAKAKFERTKPHINIGTIGHVDHGKTTLTSAITKILAEQGKA
- the rpoC gene encoding DNA-directed RNA polymerase subunit beta', with amino-acid sequence MAKYVQTTGDRFDAIQIRLASPEDILKWSRGEVKKPETINYRTFKPEKDGLFCERIFGPVKDWECACGKYKKVKHRGIVCDRCGVEVTESKVRRERMGCIKLAVPVTHIWFFKTTPSCIGNLLDLSIRVLERIIYFENYVVIDPGDTSLDKMQILTEDEYQDAREQWSDRFTAKMGAEAIKTLLEEIDIEQLSADLHTQVSSTTSMQARAKAIKRLKVVEAIRKSGNSPAWMVLDVVPVIPPDLRPLVPLEGGRYATSDLNDLYRRVINRNNRLKRLIELRAPEVILRNEKRMLQEAVDALFDNGRHGRTVLGAGNRPLKSLSDMLKGKQGRFRQNLLGKRVDYSGRSVIVVGPELRLHQCGLPKKMALELFEPFIIRELKERNIASTIKAAKRIIAQGREEVWDILENCIKDHPVMLNRAPTLHRLGIQAFEPVLIEGKAIRIHPLVCAAFNADFDGDQMAVHVPLMPAAQLEARLLMLSSTNIFSPSNGRPIVTPSQDIVLGISYMTRMRKGAKGEWKPEWTGKNGELLQPGRVYPSTAAVVLAYEMGRVDLHARIKVHNDGEVVDTTVGRVILKEGLLPEITLKDVNREQDKNSIGDVIADAYLRLGHSRTVDLLDALKKVGFKHATLAGISIGVCDMVVPKEKKDLIDAARKEVGRIDDMYQNGLITEGERSNKVIDQWTTTTEAVSSAMLRAMEENEQGFTGIYLMLTSGARGTKQQIRQLAAMRGLMAKPSGDIIESPIISNFREGLTVLEYFISSHGARKGLADTALKTADAGYLTRRLVDVAQDVVIEEEDCGTLSGIWVEALMDGTDIVQPLEERIVGRYALDDITVPGESEPIVRANEEITEEKAKKVVEKGLPGARIRSVLTCQSRRGVCQFCYGRNLASGKLVELGEAVGIIAAQSIGEPGTQLTMRTFHIGGAASRQVEASEIKIIDVGTIEFRNVRTAINRDGKRVVTNRGGEIAIVDVEGREIQRYAVPPGGVLYADDGQKSRKGQVLYTWDPYNVMIIAEATGTVHLEGMVEGVTMRRDINPETGVEERVITEHKQDLHPQITLLGKQGEVIAYATVPAQTHVLVNNGDKVQAGDLLAKTPRQFSKTKDITGGLPRVAELFEARQPKDPAVISHIDGMVELGGTTKGNRKVKIVPPIGKEREYAIPPGKHLNVQAGDRVYAGQRLTDGPVIPQDILEVQGEDALRKYLLDEIQQVYRLQGVRTNDKHIEVIVRQMLRKVRIKDDPGDTAFLAHEEVDKIRFQEENERVRNRGGRPAEAEPVLQGITKAALSTESFIAAASFQQTTRVLTEAALSGKRDYLRGLKENVIIGHLIPAGTGSRHYQNTHVNLAEDLMQDIAEHFEVGPALEEME
- the rpoB gene encoding DNA-directed RNA polymerase subunit beta — protein: RVRAVGELLANQVRIGLVRMERTVRERMNFQEEDQLTPQNLVNPKPVSAVIKDFFGRSQLSHFMDQINPLAELTHKRRLSALGPGGLSRDRAGFEVRDVHATHYGRICPIETPEGPNIGLMASLSTYARINEYGFLETPYLKAEGGRVSDSIEMLSAYDEDNYIIAQANAELDKRRRFASETVLARHRGDFPAVEPAAVDYMDVSPKQLVSVAAALIPFLEHDDANRALMGSNMQRQAVPLLSTESPVVGTGLEAVTAKNAGTVVKAERDGIVEYVDSEVIRVRHVKKGREQDENPFRAEEDEYKLKKFIRSNQNTCINQKPIVNKGDKVKAGDIIADGPATAGGELALGRNVLVAFVPWEGYNFEDAILLSEDLVKGDVFTSIHIQVFDLEARDTKLGPEEITRDIPNVGEDALKNLDESGIVRVGAKVKHGDILVGKVTPKGETELAPEEKLLRAIFGEKAEDVRDASLTVPPGVEGVVVDVKVSSRRDKGTDGGSKSALTAQVNKIKREYQDKIDAIRETFVNLVKDDLIGMKILEDVVDHKTDELVLEKNKRVKVSHLEKADYGVLARMRVEDKRIQQKLTRLVNMAAMEEAKLVAFRDSELDMLRKGDELPPGVIKQVKVYVATKRRMSVGDKMAGRHGNKGVVAKIMPVEDMPYLPDGSPVQIILNPLGVPSRMNVGQILETHLGWAAQALGMKVATPVFNGAKEEDIRAYLKKAGLPESGKIRLRDGRTGREFDQDVTVGAIYMMKLNHLVDDKIHARAIGPYSLVTQQPLGGKAQFGGQRFGEMEVWALQAYGSAYTLQELLTIKSDDIQGRTKAYEAIVKGDKDVEPGRPESFNVLVREMQSLCLDMTKLLRVENTGEDDEEEEPLEG